The following are encoded together in the Arvicanthis niloticus isolate mArvNil1 chromosome 11, mArvNil1.pat.X, whole genome shotgun sequence genome:
- the Insm2 gene encoding insulinoma-associated protein 2 codes for MPRGFLVKRTKRSGSSYRARPAEPLFPPPGPLAVPPSPEEPRRGLLGSPCLAPLQDGAEWGTGGGDGSGPSPERPAGPELRRAFLERCLRSPVSAESFPSATAFCAAAPAAATSGEQLAPPRVPVSIPVPVPVPAPHGLQRRGKGAPGCSSASAVVRKPKAVRRLSFADEVTTSPVLGLKIKEEEPGAPAPALGGVRTPLGEFICQLCKQQYADPFALAQHRCSRIVRVEYRCPECDKVFSCPANLASHRRWHKPRPTPACAASKPPYAPLTPPDPSLAAGKENGRVPRTDDQHPQARDSSGDGQHRDSAARPGLQALVHPEAARPQAPYPEVILGRHGPGPSGASSGATSEVFVCPYCHKKFRRQAYLRKHLGTHETGSARVPTPGFGSERTAPLTFSCPLCGAQFPSADIREKHRLWHAVREELLLPTLVGAPSEAGPGGASDGSAQQIFSCKYCPSTFFSSPGLTRHINKCHPSESRQVLLLQMPLRPGC; via the coding sequence ATGCCGAGGGGCTTCCTGGTGAAGCGAACCAAGCGCTCGGGCAGCTCCTACCGCGCGCGCCCAGCGGAACCGCTATTTCCCCCTCCGGGTCCCCTCGCGGTGCCACCCTCGCCGGAGGAGCCTCGTCGAGGGCTGTTGGGGTCCCCCTGTCTCGCACCCCTGCAGGACGGCGCCGAGTGGGGCACGGGTGGCGGCGACGGCTCCGGACCCAGCCCCGAGAGGCCGGCGGGCCCCGAGCTGCGCCGTGCGTTCCTGGAGCGCTGCTTGCGCTCACCGGTCTCCGCAGAGTCCTTCCCCAGCGCCACCGCCTTCTGCGCCGCGGCGCCCGCGGCCGCGACCTCGGGGGAGCAGTTGGCGCCGCCGCGGGTCCCTGTATCCATCCCAGTCCCAGTCCCCGTGCCCGCCCCGCATGGTCTCCAGCGCCGAGGTAAGGgtgccccaggctgctcctcaGCGTCCGCAGTCGTCAGGAAACCTAAGGCGGTGAGGAGGCTGAGCTTCGCAGATGAGGTGACCACGTCCCCGGTGCTGGGTCTGAAGATCAAAGAGGAGGAGCCCGGGGCGCCGGCACCGGCTCTGGGCGGCGTCCGCACACCGCTGGGGGAGTTCATCTGCCAGCTGTGCAAGCAGCAGTACGCGGACCCCTTCGCGCTGGCTCAGCACCGCTGCTCCCGCATCGTGCGCGTCGAGTACCGCTGTCCCGAGTGCGACAAGGTCTTCAGCTGCCCCGCGAACCTCGCCTCCCACCGCCGCTGGCACAAGCCACGTCCCACGCCTGCCTGCGCTGCGAGTAAACCTCCTTATGCGCCGCTGACCCCTCCCGACCCTTCCCTGGCGGCGGGCAAGGAGAACGGTCGCGTGCCCCGGACCGACGATCAGCACCCGCAGGCTCGGGACAGCTCCGGGGACGGTCAGCACCGGGACAGCGCCGCGCGTCCCGGCCTGCAGGCTCTGGTGCACCCCGAGGCCGCGCGACCGCAGGCTCCCTACCCCGAGGTGATTCTAGGGCGCCACGGGCCCGGACCGAGTGGTGCCAGCTCAGGAGCGACATCCGAGGTCTTCGTGTGCCCATATTGTCACAAAAAGTTTCGTCGCCAAGCCTATTTGCGCAAGCACCTGGGCACCCATGAGACGGGTTCGGCCCGTGTGCCAACCCCGGGTTTTGGCTCGGAGCGCACGGCCCCACTCACCTTTTCGTGCCCACTTTGCGGGGCGCAGTTCCCGTCCGCGGATATCCGAGAGAAGCACCGGCTATGGCACGCCGTCCGCGAGGAGCTACTATTGCCCACCTTGGTCGGGGCTCCTTCGGAAGCGGGCCCCGGAGGGGCATCCGATGGTAGCGCTCAGCAGATTTTCTCCTGCAAGTACTGCCCGTCCACTTTTTTTAGCTCCCCCGGCTTGACCCGGCACATTAATAAGTGTCACCCCTCCGAAAGCCGGCAAGTGCTGCTGCTGCAGATGccactgaggcctggctgttga